The following nucleotide sequence is from Leptolyngbya sp. SIO1E4.
CTTAGGGTTGAACCTGCGGGCCTACGACTTTGTGTCGCAGGAGATTCGGGCAGCGGAAGACCCCGAGTTTGAGACGTTCTACACGAAGAACATCCTGTTGAACGAAGGTATCCGGGCTTGGATGGCACCGACCGACCAGCCCCACGAGAAGTTTGTATTCCCTGAAGAGGTACTGCCACGTGGTAACGCTCTCTAGTAACTCCTACATCGGTGGGCGCGACCAGGAATCCACCGGCTTTGCCTGGTGGTCTGGTAACGCTCGCTTGATCAACTTGTCTGGCAAACTGCTGGGTGCACATGTTGCCCATGCTGGTTTGATTGTTTTCTGGGCAGGTGCAATGACTCTGTTTGAGGTTGCACACTTTGTCCCTGAGAAGCCCTTGTATGAGCAAGGCTTCATTCTTTTGCCGCACCTCGCAACCTTGGGTTGGGGGGTTGGCCCCGGTGGTGAAGTAATTGATACATTCCCCTATTTCGTAGTAGGTGTTCTACACCTGATTTCCTCCGCTGTGCTGGGCTTAGGCGGCATTTATCACGCCGTTCGTGGTCCTGAGACGCTGGAAGAATACTCCGCGTTCTTTGGCTACGACTGGAAAGACAAGAACAAGATGACCACCATCATTGGTATTCACCTCATCCTTTTAGGGTGTGGCGCTTTCCTCCTGGTGATCAAGGCTTGCTTCTTGGGCGGTGTTTATGACACCTGGGCACCCGGTGGTGGCGATGTTCGCCTCATCACTAACCCGACCTTGAGTCCAGTTAAGATTTTTGGCTACCTTGGAGGGTCTCCGTTTGGTGGCGATGGCTGGATCATCGGCGTCAACAACATGGAAGACGTCATTGGCGGCCACATCTGGATTGGCCTGATCTGCATTGGTGGCGGTATCTGGCACATCTTAACCAAGCCTTTTGGCTGGGCTCGCCGTGCTTTCGTTTGGTCTGGTGAAGCTTATCTTTCCTACAGTCTGGGCGCCCTGTCTCTGATGGGTCTGATTGCTTCCTGTTATGTGTGGTTTAACAACACCGCTTACCCAAGCGAGTTCTATGGCCCCACTAATGCGGAATCTTCTCAGGCTCAGGCAATGACCTTCCTGGTTCGTGACTTGCGCTTGGGTGCCAACATCGGTGCTGCTCAGGGGCCAACAGGTCTAGGTAAGTACCTGATGCGCTCTCCAACGGGTGAGATCATCTTTGGCGGTGAGACCATGCGTTTCTGGGATTTCCAAGGTCCTTGGCTGGAGCCCCTGCGTGGCCCCAACGGTTTGGATCTTGACAAGCTCAAGAACGATATCCAAGACTGGCAGGTGCGTCGTGCGGCTGAGTATATGACTCACGCGCCCAACGCATCTATCAACTCTGTGGGCGGTATCATCACTGAGATCAACTCTGTGAACTTTGTAAACCCTCGCCAGTGGTTGGCAACTTCTCACTTTGTACTTGGGTTCTTCTTCTTGGTCGGTCACCTGTGGCACGCGGGTCGTGCTCGGGCTGCTGAAGCTGGCTTTGAGAAAGGTATCGATCGCGAGACCGAACCCGTATTGGCTATGGGCGATCTAGACTAAGCTCTCAAAGCTATTAGCCTAGGTTGTTAGCCTTCACGAAACGCTCCTGTGAGTAACTCACAGGAGCGTTTTGCGTCTCAATGCATCAACCCAACAACTTTCCTGATGCGATCCAGCAGACGGGATGGCTTGGTTAATGCCAGACGCTGCCTTACAAGTTAAAAGATAGATACCCAATATGAACAGTTCAGAAAGCCCCTCTTTTCCCAACATTTCTTTAAGTCATTTTGAAATTTACGTCGATGATGTCGCCATTGTGGAGAATTTCTATACTCGCCACCTTGGATTTGTCGTGACCGATAGAGGGGAAGGGGAAAATGGGATGGTATTTTTGAGCAGAAACCCCAGTGAGCATCATCAACTGGTTTTAAACCCTAGGCAAGGGTATAAAACAATCAAAAGCCCTGTTGATCACATATCCTTTCGTATCGATTCTATGGCTGACTTGAGGGTGTTCTACAAATCTTTGCTACGTAGCTCAACCGCATTGCAGACAGTATCTCATGGCACTACATGGTCGATATATTTTCGAGATCCGGAAGGTAATCGGCTTGAACTCTTTACAGATACGCCCTGGCATGTAAACCAGCCTTGCAGATTTGAAATTAATTTTGAATTATCAAATAAGGAGCTTCTTGAGTTTACTGAACATAAAATAAAAGACTTACCAGGGTTCAGCAAAGTCGAGAAATGGAGGGATTCATATTTCAAAGCGGCTAATTCAAAAAGCGTTAAATAAATCTTCTGACAAGCGTACTCAGTTAGGCAACTTACTCGCGACGCTCGTAGGTTGTCACTGATATGGAACATTAAGCTATTGAATATTACAAAAACGCTTTATTAAGAGCGCTGAGCGATCGCATTTGTTGCAGTTGATAAAAGGTGGCGAAGTTGGGTTAGTCGTTGAGAATACGATGAAATCTGGCTTGAAGAGCTTTTCAACCGATCTTCAAAATTACGGCTATCTTCACTACATATACACTGCGTCAATAGTACAATTGAACCATTAACTTAGAGAGAGCAGTCTATGTCTAAAAGCCTTGAAGCCTTTTCTGTGCAGAGAAGGTAAGAAGCTGCATCCAGGAATAAGAGTTTACAAAAGCCCCCACACCTTGATTTTGCTTGATAAGTGGATATGACAGAAGTCCTTTGAAGATACAGAAAGACACTTGATAAACTTTTTGCCAATTGTCAGCCTGCCGAAATTAGTTGGACTAGCGGATGGTTGATTCTGCCATGTTTGAGGGTGTCTGTTGCCGTTCAACTTTTTGCTGAAGCGATTTATAGCGTTAGCTACTCTTCTATCTTCTTCTAATCATCATTTATCTCCATGGATAATTATCGAAGAAAGAATAGATTAGGTTAAGAAAATCCATCCTGCTGTGCATATTCTCTAAAGCTATAAACCTTGAAAATGAGACTATTTAGCCAAGAAGGCTCGAAGCTAAGAATCAAAATTTACTTATTCATATTGACGATTCTTGTTTCTATTGCTTCTCAAGAAGTTAGATGTTTGCTGGGATTAACTTGCACGTGTCCAACTGATTTACTTAAAGGTCGATTTACAGGTGAGGTTATCGTCACTTTTTGGTTATATAGTATTTCTTGGTTTTTTATTTTTGAGTTTCTTTGCAGTAATAGAAGCCCAAGTCATATGGAACTTCTGCTTGAAAAGTTATTGGGAAGTCCTCAAAGTGTTTCACAACGAGTCGTTGGTTTAGCAGGAATTCTAATAATCTTTATATGGATAGCTATACCTTATTTTATTGTCTTGAACTTTAATTGTAATTAGGTGACTTTGATTCTAATAGATCTGGCTCTGCTGCTTTATTATGCTGCCTAGTCATTTAGCATAGGATCTTTCTACTCATCTGATACAGCATTTTCTTTAGACACCGGAAGTATTGCTTGGCAGGTTTAAACCTGAGTAGTAATGTGCCGCAAGGCTACTGTTCAAACAAGTCTCCACTCACTCAGTATCAAAGGAGACATGATAGATCTGGCACTAGACAGACCCAGTGTAAATACTCATAGATACTCATAAAATACTCAAAATGTCTCCTTACTCTAGAGGCAAAGTAGAGGCATCTTTTGCTAAGCCCAGATTTTTGCCGGGCAATCTAGCAGAACTTGCTCCCCACACTTCGTCGTCGAGTTGAGGAAGTAGGGATGAATAGGATCGCATTAGGAGCATTGACCGCGATCGCAATCATATGCCCACAAGCAGCCAACGCGTATGAAACGGTTGACCTCAGTTGTATATCAATCAATAGCAAAATTCCCTAGAGTGAACTGCTCACCACTGGGGTCGGTGCTGGAACATGTTGGCAGATGCAGACAGCATTGGCTAACAGGGCATTCGAGGTGGCACCTGGACAGGCAGCTAGTCAATCAGCGAAGGGAGTCTAAAGGTTATCTGTAAGCATTCACAACCCAGTTATCAGTCTTGTAGTATTTTGTAGTATACCTACTAACGCTTACAGAGCTAACTGGAGTTCATAAGGGAATGCACATTCAACCCTACGATCCCTGCCACCTTGAGGCTGTTATTCATCTTTCACTGCGGGCATGGACTCCCGTCTTTGATTCAATTCAGAACACCATGAACGCTGATGTGTACCAGGCTTTCTATCCTGGTCATTGGCGCGTGAGCCAGCAAAAGGCTGTCGAGGATGTCTGCGCAGCGGAAGATACCCATGTATGGGTTGCCATTGATGCCGGTTCCACGGTGGGCTTTGTCGCCGTAAAACTACATTCAGAGAACAGTATGGGCGAAGTTTACATGGTCGCCGTCGATCCAGATTTTCAAGGTCACGGCATTGGCCGTGCTCTGATGGAATTCGCTCTCAGTTGGATGAAAGAGGCTGGCATGTCTATTGCAATGGTTGACACTGGAGGCGATCCTGGTCATGCCCCAGCGCGCTACACCTATGAAAAGGTAGGCTTCGAGCTGTGGCCAGTCGCCAGATACTTCAAGAAGCTCTAAAGTATCAAACCAACCGTTTTAGTATGAACCTGTTCAAACCTTGGAAATCACACTTTTATGTTTTATTACTCCACCCTGCTGACGCTAAAGTCTTACGCCAAACCAACTATGACCAATATGGTTTGCCTGTTGTTGAGGTAAATCAACACGTCCAGTTATTTAATGTTGAAGTTATCAAAGCGACGGTTGAACAAACGCTCGGCTTTGCTTTCAATGTTTTGCATTATGCCCGTTACCAAATTAACAAAAAGCAGCGTCAAGTTCAGGGCATCTATGTATTAGAGCTCTTAGAGCCACATCCAGCCACCCAAAACGTACAAGTTGGCACCTGGTGCGATCGCCCAACCCTAGAAGGTTTATCGTTTACCAATCCTAGCCATCAATCAATTGTTGAAAACTATCTAATTGAACTGGAAAACGAGAGTACGCCCCCATATCGCCCTGCTTGGGCACGTCTGGGTTGGTTTCGTGAGGTCTCAGCCTGGATTGAGGCACAGTTAGAGATATTTGGATATCAACAAATTTCTCCAATTCAATATGTTACAAGCCGATCAATCTCTTGTATTTTAAAGGTTGAAACCACAGGAGGAACTCTTTTCTTTAAGGAGATTCCTACCTGCTTGCCTCTTTTTTGTAATGAGCCCAGAGTCACTCAAGCGCTAGCACGTTTATTCCCCCAGCATCTGCCAACGATACTCAGTATCGATAGTCAGCATCATCGGATGCTAACAGCAGATTTCGGTAAGCCGCTTGGTAATCAAGCCTCTTCTAAGATGCGGCAGGAAATTCATCGTCTATTTGCTCAAGTTCAAATTCAATCGATCAAACACTGCGATCGCTTATTAAACGAATACAGTTCCTTATTTTTTGCGATATCTCATTAACTATCACTGGCATTAACTATCACTGGCATTTTTGAAACTACCCATCCTCGATTCAACATGGTATTGGCACAGACAGGACTAAATTTATAGCAGGTTGCATGTGGATACAGTACATCCCAGACTCCAGACCCTAGACCTGGTCTTGATCGAGATGTCCTGGACTCAACTGAAAAAAGCCATATTCACCCCCATGCATTCGCGAAGTTACCCATCCTGAAAGGAATCTCACTGATACAAAAATAACCGCTTAGCCGCACGGGTAAAAGCCACGTAACAAAGCTGGTTACGCTCTACCACGTTGGAATTCACCCTCATTGATGGCACGTCTACAAAGACATCTTGAAAAGTTGAGCCCTGGCTTTTGTGAATCGTGAGACTGTATGCGTAGTCCACATTGTGGAAATACTGCTGCAAATCCCAAAATTCCATCCAGCGTTTTTCACGGGCAAGCGAATCTAGCTTCAGTTTTATTTCGCTTTCTCCTGATTCATGCAGAACCCGCAAAGTCTTGAAATCCCCCACTTCAGTTTCAACAAATAAAAACCAGACAGGCCATTCCCCCTGTCGCCCCCGATACGCCTCAATCACCTCACATTCTGCAGACGTAGGCAAAATGATGTTTTCCTCTTCCAGACAGGGATTGATAGCAATGAGCCGTTCACCCGGCACAAACCGGAGGGCGGTTGCGCCATAGATGGCTCGGCGAATTTTCTGATTTAGCTGGGCAACTCGGCGGTTGGTGTAGGCTAAAGCTCGCACCTGATCGGGATTAGCCAAGTAAGCCTCACTTTTAAATGCCCGCAGCAGCAGAGTTTCCCAGACAGGGCGGGGCAGAACAAAGCACCCTTCAGTGCGATCAGCATTGGCGTCGTTGTGAAAGCGAGGGAGGCGATCGCGCTCCAAATTCTGTCGCAGATCTTCGGCAATGACGCCAATCGCCCCGCCGTAGCGTACAACTTCTGTGAGTTCAGATTTGAGGAATATTTGCCGAAAACAGGCCGATTCTGGCTCGTTGACCGGGGGCAGTTGTGCCGGATCTCCCACAAACAAAATCTGAGCGCTGCGGTACAGATTAGAGATCGCATTGACAAGTAGCTGCCACAACTCTTCGTTGACCATGGAGCACTCGTCCACAATCACCAACTGGTAGCGATCGATCTGGCTACGCTCTTTGCGATCAGGTTGAAACACCTGATTGCCATCGTCTTCATTAATCACCGGACGCAGCCCCAGCAACTTGCAGCAGGTCATCGCGTCAATGTCTAATCGCCAGCGATCGGCCATGGCTGCCAGTACTTTGGTGGCTTTGTTGCTAAACGCCGTCAGCACTATCTTGCGGGTGTCTCCCTGCTCTCGTAAACCGTGGATAAATATCTGCAGGAGCGTGGTTTTGCCGGTGCCTGCATAGCCCGTGAGCAAATACAGTTTTTCCTCGCCTTCCACAAAAGCGTTCAGAGCCTCTAATGCTGACCTTTGTTCAGCGGTGAGTGCAAAGCCCCCATCACCAGGGTCAATTGGGCTGGATTGGAGCTGTTTCATTAGGCTTAAACAACGAATGTGTCGAAGCTGGCAGGATTCTGGAAACTCTCTCCTGATTAATGTGTGGGGAGTTTCACGTCTGTGGGCTGCATAACTTTCAATAGAATAAGGGTATCGACTGAAGGATGACTCTGAGCCATGGTTGAGGTAGCAATTGTCACAGCGGGCATGCCTTGTATTTCTGTAGCCACTTGTGAAGAGATAGTCTGCAACAAACAATAGAGCAACTCAACCAGCAAGAGCATTAGGTGTTCGTCATAACGGTGACAAATCTCCAATATCATCTACCCGTTTCTATAGTCATGAGTCGCAGCTCTCCGTTGACCCATTCATAGCAGAGATCACTATTGCACCTGAGATTCTAGTTAGGACAATCAGATTCCCTGGAAGCATTATGCAGCAAGGTTTTGAGTTCTGCCTTCTGCCTTCTGCTTTTGCCTTTTACTATACCGCCGTCGTAAGCCGGATGTTTGCCCTACGGTCTCCCCTAAAAACTCTGGGAGCTGGAACCAACGCAACCTATTGCTTACCCCACTGCTGTTTCAGCCGTTCAATGCGCTCCAGCAAACTCTCATTAGACATCATCTTCGTTCCCAGGCGCTCAACTAAGAGAGGAAACGCCATCGGGGAAGGGTGTTTAGTTTCCTTCCACACGACCGATAACTCCCCCAAGCGCTCCAGGGTTTTGGTTAAACGATGCGTTTCTAGCTGTTCCTGAAGTACTTCCCGTTCGGCTTGTTTCAGTAACAAATTATCCGGTTCATACTTGCTAAATACCTCATACAACAATGATGAACTGACCTGTAGCTGCGAGGAAGTTTTGCGCGATCCTGGATACCCCTTAAACACTAACCCTGCCACCTGAGCAACACCACGAAACTTGCGCTGGGTCAATTCAGAAATATTCAAGCTGGCTTTGACATCCGCTTCTAAATTCTCAAGACTGAAGAACGCCTCAGAGAACAAATCTTTAAATGGGTATCCCTTCGGAGCCAAAATCTCAAACCCGTAATCATTGACCGAAATGGTAAAGGTGGTCTGTTGTTGATTGGCAAAGCGATAGCCCCAGAGGAAACCCAACCCCTCATGGACAAAGCGCCCTTCGAAAGGAAAGACATATAGATGCTGTCCTTCGCGAGTCTTACAGCATTCCACCAATAATTCATCTGCTGTGGGGATGTATGACAATCGCGCTTGGGTTTCCAAAATTGGCGCGATGCGGTGAACTTCACGGTTCCAGTCTCCTGGCTGTCGAACTAACTCTACTTCCTGCCGTAGGTGGGTACTCAACGTATCAGAAATGGCCAATTGCCCTCCCCCCCAGGTCGGTGTCACCGTAGACTGGCGACGTGTATTTTTCACATACACCACCATGTCCTTCATCTGAAAAAACTCTAACTGGCGTCCGGCAAAGAAAAAGACATCCCCTGGCTTGAGTCGAGAAACAAAGTTCTCTTCGACGGTGCCAATTTCTCGACGATTTGTGTACACAATTCGCACCGCCTGATTGCCAGTAATAGTACCAATACCCATGCGGTGCATGCGGGCAATTTGGGTTTCTGTCACTCGATAAACTTCGTGGTCGATCGCGACTTTTTTGTAGCGCGGATACGCCCCCAGACACTTTCCGCCCTTTTCGATAAATTCCAACACCCAGCCAAATTCCTCGGCGGTGAGGAGCTGGTAAGCGATCGTTTGCTGGATGGCCGCCAAGGTTACTGTAGGGTCAAAACCGTCACCGCAGGCTAAGGTAACCAGGTGCTGCACCAAAACGTCATAGGGTTTGTCTCGGGGATGACGAGTTTCGATCGCCCCTGCCATCAAGCCCCGTCGAAACGCTGAAATTTCCAGCAGCTCCAGAGCATTTGTCGGCAAAAAGAAGACTTCAGAGGTCCCTTCTGGAACATGGGCCGAGCGCCCGGCCCGCTGCAGCAGCCGGGCCAGGTTCTTAGCACTGCCGATCTGCACCACTCGCTCTACGGGCTGAAAATCTACCCCTAAATCCAGCGACGAAGTACAGACGACCCACTTAATGTCTCCTGCTTTAACCCCAGCCTCAATGGCCTCTCGTTCCTTCACATCAATGGAACCGTGGTGCAGTGCAATTTGATCCTCATGATCGGGCATGGCAAAATGCAGCGCCTGAAACCAGCGCTCCGCCTGGTTGCGGGTATTGGTAAAAATCAGGGTCGATTTAGTGATGTCTAACGCTGTCACCAACGCCTCAAACATCCGCAATCCTAAATGTCCAGCCCAGGGAAAGCTATCTACCGACTCCGGCAAAATGCTCTGGATAACAGTCTCTCGGGTCAGATCAGATTGAATAATAATCGGGTCTGTCCCCAGGCCTACAGCAGTTTGAGCGGCTTCTTGTAAATTCCCCAACGTGGCTGAGACGGCCCAAGTCCGCAATGCTGGTGCCAGCAGTCGCAGATGGGATAGACACAACTCTGCCTGGGTACCCCGCTTGGAACTCATTAACTCATGCCACTCATCCAGCACCACACAGCGCAGGGACTTGAAGCGCTTAGCGCCATCCTTGTAGGACAGCATGACAGACAGCGATTCCGGTGTGGTGATCAGCACATCCGGCATGTTTTTCAACTGTCGCGTTTTGCGAGAAGAACTCGTATCCCCTGTACGGGTCTCTACTCGTACATTCCAGCCCATCTCTGCAATTGGGCGACAGATAGACTGCTCAATATCACGAGACAAAGCCCGTAATGGCGTGATGTAGAGGAGCTGCAAGCCAATACCTGGGGTTGTCAATATTTCTGCCAAAGGCCCCATGACAGCTGCATAGGTCTTGCCAGATCCTGTCGGCACTTGAATCAACCCACTGTGTCCAGACAGGTAAGCATCCCAGGTTTGCTGTTGAAAGCTCAGTGGTTTCCAACCCTGACGTGCAAACCAATCAACAATGGCGGGCAAACAAGATTTGGTCACATCAACCGTAGAGGTTCAAAACTCGTCAAAAATCATCCCCTTTAACCATAAAGAAATGAGTGGCTAGCCACCATAAATTTGGCCTAAGAGGACGAGTCCCTTATTCTAGCCAACACCCTATGGATGATTTTTGCCCGTCCATCATAATGGCTCCGCAAAGGTTTGTGTTTTTCATGGAAACCCCTTCCAGATAGGCATGTCGAAGATCGGCGCCGCGTAAGTCTGCCCCGGCGAGATTGACATGAACAAATCTTGTCCCTCTTAAATTGGTGTCTCGCAAGTCAGCCCCGCTCAAGTCCACATGGGAAAACTTCACCCAGCTAAGGAGACAATTAGAACACCGTTTTGTGAGTAATAACGTAATCTTCTCTATTGTGGTTACATCTGGAAAGAGTGCTAGTGCAATGGCGGTTGTGATAAAGATATTTCGAATTTTCATATTTTTCCCTAAACAAAATATTTTTAAAAATAAAATTACTGATGCTGTATTGTCATAAAAGATATCACTTAAACTAAAAATATTTGGTGAATATTTAAGGGCAGCAATCAAATGGCTAGCGTGAGCCGATCACATCATAAAAGTTCTTAATCTTCAGCAAAATCAAGAAATACTCAAAATCAAGAAATGCTCTAGAGCACCTCACAGCATTTTCAACTCTGGTGAAATATCTGGGCATTAAGACAATCCAGATAACTAAACTGCCCCCCAGTCAATCCTTTTATTCATCCCGCTGTCTTTTGCTATGTCCCTTTTGATACTTACCCTATTTAACCGGACTATGTTGTATAAGAATTGGCGTTGAGTAAAGCGCTCTCCTAGAATCTCTTCAGCTCGCGGGGCAGATAGCCGGAAAATACCCTTTAGATCGAGCGGTTGAAGGCTGACCAGCGGTGAGGACTAAGACAAGACTCATTCATCATTGATTTTCTCTCGTAACGATGAAACGGATCCGAGAGGGGTAGGATACGAACAGTGCGCGGGAGTGGTACAACGATGGCGGCAACGCAGAAGGTAGAGGTGGCGATCGCCCTTCTGATCCAAGACAATCAGTTTTTGCTACAGCTCCGAGACAACATTCCAACCATCATCTATCCAGGTCACTGGGCCTTTTTTGGGGGCCACCTCGAACCTGGAGAAACGGCTGAAGCCGGTGTTTGGCGAGAACTGAAGGAGGAAATCGGCTACACCCCACCCTGGCTCAAACTGTTTAAACAGTGGGAAGACGAGACCGTCATTCGCAACGTGTTTTACGGCCCACTAACGGTCACCGTTGACCAGCTAGTACTCAGTGAAGGCTGGGATTTGGGGCTGTGGTCAGTAGACGATATCCACCGAGGAGAACGATATTCTGTCAGGGCTAACCAGATTCGCCCCCTGGGCACTCCCCATCAAAAGATCTTATTGAGTTTTATCGCTAAATACGGAACCTCATTGTCCGGGGAGGAACCCCTTAGTCAGCGTTCTCACTGATCTACCCACCTCCAAGACGATAGGGATCTTTTTCCCTTCCCCCATCACTTAGAAGACTTGATTCCAGCCATAGACTTCATAGTCTGTCCAGATGCCATTTTCCCAATAGGGGTCGGCTTCCACCAGCTGCCGCACTTTGGCTTCATCCTCAGCATCATAGATGCCAAAGACCTTGGTGTTATCAACGGTGGGGCCGAGGGCAACCAAGATACCGCTATCCTTTTGCGACTGCAATCCTTCTAGATGGGCGGCCCGATAGGGAGTTCGCTTTTCTAAGGCATTTTCGCAATAGCTTCCCCACATCACAAACTTTGCCATTCACGTTCCTCAAAGCACTACACGATTTCAAATTCTAGTTGGTAGCGCGATCGCAAATTACAGGTGTGATGGTCGGTAATATTCGTGTCGCTTAGTTCAAGATTGTAAAAATCCACCACAGGCGCATCGAACAAGGGGCCTGCATGCCACGTGCCCACATGCAGCTTAATAAAGCAATTGCCAGGAATCCGAAAAGCTCGAATCGCTTCCGGATCAGGATCCCTAGCCTCGTTAGGCGGGGCGACCCCCATCCACCATTCCGCCCCTGCCAGCGACCCCAAACACTGGGTACATTTCTGGTGCCGGGTAATGGCACGAAACTGCCGCCCCCGGCCGGCTAACTGCATGATGTAAAAGCGAGGAATCCCTTCATCCAGTTTGAGCTGAGCATCCATGGGGCCGTAATGGTCGCCATCGGTGGTGGGGAAAATCACCTGTCCGAAGGGAGCAAACGCATCGGGAGTAATCAGCGCAGCTTTGAGAGATTTGAGGGTCACGGAGGTGGGATTCATGGGGCGATCACAGTCAGGTCTTCTTCACTTTAGCTATTGAAGCCGATCAACTGTCCGATACTGAATCGCCTCAGCTACATATTGCGCTTGCAACATTTCAGAACCATCAAGATCTGCAATCGTACGAGCGACTTTCAAAACGCGATCAGTCGCGCGGGCTGACAGCCCTAATTTACGAACAGCGCTCTCCAACAGTGCTTGGGTGCTGTCGTCTAACGGGCACCAGTGGCGCAGGTGACGGCTTTGCATATCAGCATTGCACTGCAGAGAAGCATCTGACTGGAAACGTTTGTGGGCGCGATCGCGGGCAGTCTCAACGCGATCGCGCACCGTGGCAGACGGTTCACCCTCGGCAATGCGCGTCATTTCCTCTGGCTTTAACCGTCCCACGATTACCTGTAAATCAATGCGATCCATCAGCGGCCCCGACAACCGCGACCAATATTGCTCTCGACTGCGAGGGCTGCAGGTACAGGGCTGCACCGGATCGCCGTAGTAACCACAGGGGCATGGGTTAGTGCTAGCAACCAGGGTAAACTGTGCCGGAAACTCGACTGATTGTCGGGTGCGTGTAATGGTTACGAATCCGTCTTCTAGGGGTTGGCGTAAAAACTCCAGCACATCCCGCTTGAATTCTGTGAGTTCGTCAAGAAACAGCACCCCTCGGTGGGCCAAAGAGATTTCCCCCGGTTTTGGAAAGCTCCCGCCCCCAACAAGGGATGGCCCAGATGCAGAATGGTGAGGACTGCGAAACGGACGATGGGTGATCAGGCTGCCTTTATCTTTCAAAAGCCCAGCTACCGAATAAATCTGGGTGACAGCCAACGCTTCTGGAAACGACAGAGACGGCAAAATACTGGGGAGGCGGCGGGCAAGCATGGTTTTACCACTCCCCGGTGGCCCCACAAAAATCAGATTGTGACCCCCAGCGGCAGCAATTTCCAGTGCCCGGCGAGCCTGGGCTTGGCCTTTGACATCTCGCAAATCTAAGGCGCTTGCAGGCGCTTTAGCCAACTCAGCCTGGCCATCTAGCTGAAACGGCAAGTGCCGGGTAGGGTTGTTCAAAAAATCAGCCACCTCTGACAAATGCTTAAAGCCATAAACGTGAAGCCCTGGAACCACTGCTGCTTCACAGGCATTATCAACCGGTACGACCACCCCCTTAAAGCCTAAGGTTTGAGCCGCTGCGGCGATCGCCAATACCCCCGCCACTGGCAATAAAGAACCATCCAGTGAGACTTCCCCCATAAATAGCAGTTCGTCGAGCACCGCGGTTTTGACCTGGCCAGAGGCCGCCAAAATACCGGCACTAATGGGGAGATCAAAACTCGGCCCTTCTTTGCGTAAATCTGCTGGGGTCAGGTTGATCACGATTTTTCGCATCGGAAAGGGAAACCCTGCGTTTTTTAAGGCAGCTTTGGTGCGTTCCCTTGATTCTTGAACAGCCGTATCTGGCAAGCCCACAACGACCGTGCCCGGTAAGCCCCCCGAAAGATCGACCTCAACTCCAACCTTGATGGCGTTGATCCCAACAATCGTGGCACTCCATAT
It contains:
- a CDS encoding pentapeptide repeat-containing protein; amino-acid sequence: MIAALKYSPNIFSLSDIFYDNTASVILFLKIFCLGKNMKIRNIFITTAIALALFPDVTTIEKITLLLTKRCSNCLLSWVKFSHVDLSGADLRDTNLRGTRFVHVNLAGADLRGADLRHAYLEGVSMKNTNLCGAIMMDGQKSSIGCWLE
- a CDS encoding NUDIX hydrolase, encoding MAATQKVEVAIALLIQDNQFLLQLRDNIPTIIYPGHWAFFGGHLEPGETAEAGVWRELKEEIGYTPPWLKLFKQWEDETVIRNVFYGPLTVTVDQLVLSEGWDLGLWSVDDIHRGERYSVRANQIRPLGTPHQKILLSFIAKYGTSLSGEEPLSQRSH
- a CDS encoding YciI family protein, whose protein sequence is MAKFVMWGSYCENALEKRTPYRAAHLEGLQSQKDSGILVALGPTVDNTKVFGIYDAEDEAKVRQLVEADPYWENGIWTDYEVYGWNQVF
- a CDS encoding ureidoglycolate lyase — protein: MNPTSVTLKSLKAALITPDAFAPFGQVIFPTTDGDHYGPMDAQLKLDEGIPRFYIMQLAGRGRQFRAITRHQKCTQCLGSLAGAEWWMGVAPPNEARDPDPEAIRAFRIPGNCFIKLHVGTWHAGPLFDAPVVDFYNLELSDTNITDHHTCNLRSRYQLEFEIV
- a CDS encoding YifB family Mg chelatase-like AAA ATPase is translated as MLARIWSATIVGINAIKVGVEVDLSGGLPGTVVVGLPDTAVQESRERTKAALKNAGFPFPMRKIVINLTPADLRKEGPSFDLPISAGILAASGQVKTAVLDELLFMGEVSLDGSLLPVAGVLAIAAAAQTLGFKGVVVPVDNACEAAVVPGLHVYGFKHLSEVADFLNNPTRHLPFQLDGQAELAKAPASALDLRDVKGQAQARRALEIAAAGGHNLIFVGPPGSGKTMLARRLPSILPSLSFPEALAVTQIYSVAGLLKDKGSLITHRPFRSPHHSASGPSLVGGGSFPKPGEISLAHRGVLFLDELTEFKRDVLEFLRQPLEDGFVTITRTRQSVEFPAQFTLVASTNPCPCGYYGDPVQPCTCSPRSREQYWSRLSGPLMDRIDLQVIVGRLKPEEMTRIAEGEPSATVRDRVETARDRAHKRFQSDASLQCNADMQSRHLRHWCPLDDSTQALLESAVRKLGLSARATDRVLKVARTIADLDGSEMLQAQYVAEAIQYRTVDRLQ